A single window of Streptococcus cristatus ATCC 51100 DNA harbors:
- the sdaAA gene encoding L-serine ammonia-lyase, iron-sulfur-dependent, subunit alpha, whose amino-acid sequence MFYSIKELVEQADLDFNGNVAELMIATEYELTGRERDEVLRLMSRNLEVMKASVLLGLDESKSRSGLTGGDAAKLHHYIQSGKALSDYTVLTAAKNAIAVNEHNAKMGLVCATPTAGSAGCLPAVLTSAIEKLDLTEEQQLDFLLAAGAFGLVIANNASISGAEGGCQAEVGSASAMSAAALVLAAGGSAFQASQAICFVIKNMLGLICDPVAGLVEVPCVKRNAMGASYAFIAADMALAGIESKIPVDEVIDAMYQVGSSLPTAFRETAEGGLATTPTGRRLSKEIFGE is encoded by the coding sequence ATGTTTTATTCAATAAAAGAATTAGTTGAGCAGGCTGATTTAGATTTTAATGGCAATGTTGCTGAATTAATGATTGCGACCGAATATGAATTGACAGGTCGGGAAAGAGACGAAGTTTTACGTCTGATGAGTCGGAATCTTGAGGTCATGAAAGCTTCGGTTTTACTTGGGCTTGATGAGAGTAAATCTCGCAGCGGATTGACTGGTGGAGACGCAGCCAAATTGCACCACTATATCCAGTCGGGGAAGGCTTTGTCAGATTATACTGTGCTGACTGCTGCAAAAAATGCCATTGCTGTCAATGAACACAACGCTAAAATGGGTTTGGTTTGTGCTACACCAACAGCCGGTAGCGCTGGTTGCTTACCAGCCGTACTTACATCAGCGATTGAAAAACTAGATTTGACAGAGGAGCAGCAATTAGACTTTTTGCTGGCTGCTGGTGCTTTTGGCTTGGTTATTGCCAATAACGCTTCTATTTCCGGTGCAGAAGGAGGCTGTCAAGCTGAGGTGGGCTCCGCTTCTGCTATGAGCGCAGCTGCCCTGGTTTTGGCTGCTGGAGGTTCTGCTTTTCAGGCGAGTCAAGCTATCTGTTTTGTGATCAAAAATATGCTGGGCTTAATTTGTGACCCAGTAGCTGGTCTGGTAGAAGTTCCTTGTGTCAAAAGAAACGCTATGGGAGCTAGCTACGCCTTTATCGCAGCGGATATGGCTCTTGCAGGAATCGAGTCTAAAATTCCTGTTGACGAAGTCATTGATGCCATGTACCAAGTAGGCTCTAGCCTGCCTACTGCTTTCAGGGAAACGGCTGAAGGAGGGCTAGCTACAACTCCTACCGGCCGCAGACTTTCAAAAGAAATTTTTGGAGAATAA
- the comE gene encoding competence system response regulator transcription factor ComE gives MRILALEDTLAHQVRMEKTLAEIAEEMGLDIQVKITGKIQEFKDYVENEDVNQIYFLDIDIKGEETKGLEVARFIRHHNPYAIIVFVTSKSEFATMTFKYKVSALDFIDKDINDDSFKKRIKDCIIYTKNTLITNTNMVDYFEYSYRGNDVRVPFNDILYIETSSSSHKLRMVGKNFIKEFYGTIASVQEQDEKTQRFFASHKSFLVNIDNICDYDKKTKEIIFYEGRRCPVSRLRTKHLKEILKNK, from the coding sequence ATGAGAATCTTAGCATTAGAAGATACTTTAGCCCACCAAGTCCGCATGGAAAAAACTTTAGCAGAGATTGCTGAAGAAATGGGTCTCGATATCCAGGTAAAAATCACAGGAAAAATTCAGGAATTTAAGGACTACGTCGAAAATGAAGATGTCAATCAGATTTATTTTCTGGATATAGATATTAAAGGGGAAGAGACCAAAGGACTGGAGGTCGCTCGTTTTATTCGTCATCATAATCCATATGCTATTATTGTCTTTGTAACTTCAAAATCAGAGTTTGCGACCATGACCTTTAAATATAAAGTATCTGCTCTTGATTTTATTGATAAGGATATTAACGATGATTCGTTTAAAAAACGTATCAAAGATTGTATCATTTATACGAAAAACACCTTAATTACAAACACCAATATGGTTGATTACTTTGAATACAGCTATCGAGGCAATGATGTGCGCGTGCCATTTAATGATATTTTGTATATCGAAACCTCAAGCTCCTCCCATAAGTTACGGATGGTCGGAAAAAACTTTATAAAAGAATTTTATGGAACGATTGCCAGTGTTCAAGAACAGGATGAGAAAACCCAACGTTTCTTTGCTTCCCATAAATCTTTCTTAGTCAATATCGATAATATCTGCGATTATGATAAGAAAACAAAGGAAATTATATTTTATGAAGGCCGTCGTTGCCCTGTTTCTAGGCTAAGAACAAAACATTTAAAAGAAATTTTAAAAAATAAATAA
- a CDS encoding energy-coupling factor transporter transmembrane component T family protein has product MDKLILGRYIPGNSIIHRLDPRSKLLAMFFFILLIFWANNLITNLLLFAFVFTLIFLSKVPLTFFLKGIQSMVFIIAFTTLFQLFLTGGGKVLFQFGFIKITEFGLSQAGIIFSRFVLIIFFSTLLTLTTTPLSLSDAVEALLKPLKVFKVPTHEIGLMLSMSLRFVPTLMDDTTRIMNAQRARGVDFGEGTIVQKVKSIIPILIPLFASSFKRADALAIAMEARGYSGGEGRSRYRQLSWKMIDNLALLSIFLIGILLFIFKK; this is encoded by the coding sequence ATGGATAAGTTGATTTTAGGACGGTATATCCCAGGAAATTCAATCATCCATCGATTGGATCCGCGCAGTAAATTGTTGGCCATGTTCTTCTTTATCTTATTAATTTTCTGGGCCAACAATCTCATCACTAATTTGCTGCTATTTGCTTTCGTTTTTACTCTGATTTTTCTCTCAAAAGTTCCTTTGACCTTCTTTCTAAAGGGCATTCAATCAATGGTGTTCATTATTGCCTTTACTACCCTCTTCCAGCTCTTTCTGACGGGGGGAGGCAAGGTACTTTTCCAGTTTGGTTTCATTAAAATTACGGAATTTGGTCTTTCTCAAGCGGGGATTATCTTTAGTCGTTTTGTTTTGATTATCTTCTTTTCAACTCTGTTGACCTTAACCACAACACCACTCAGCCTTTCAGATGCAGTGGAAGCTCTACTGAAGCCACTCAAAGTCTTTAAAGTTCCTACGCATGAAATTGGCCTCATGCTCTCCATGAGCCTACGTTTCGTACCGACTTTAATGGATGACACTACGAGAATTATGAACGCTCAGAGGGCTCGAGGAGTTGATTTTGGCGAAGGAACGATTGTTCAAAAGGTTAAATCAATCATTCCAATCTTAATTCCCTTATTTGCTTCTAGTTTCAAGCGGGCAGACGCCTTAGCTATCGCAATGGAAGCGCGTGGCTATAGTGGTGGTGAAGGAAGAAGCCGCTATCGACAACTTTCTTGGAAAATGATTGATAACCTTGCTCTTCTCTCTATTTTCCTGATCGGTATCTTACTCTTTATCTTTAAAAAATAA
- a CDS encoding energy-coupling factor transporter ATPase, with the protein MGITLNKVSYTYQAGTPFEGPALFEVDLEIKDGSYTALIGHTGSGKSTILQLLNGLLTPSEGSVQVNNVTITSNSVNKDIKQVRKQVGLVFQFAESQVFDETVLKDVAFGPQNFGVSKEEAEALAREKLSLVGISEELFGRSPFELSGGQMRRVAIAGILAMEPDILVLDEPTAGLDPAGRKELMSLFKKLHQAGMTIVLVTHLMDDVANFADTVYVLEKGRVVKSGQPAQVFQDVDFMEKIQLGVPKITKFAHELAEKGMKFSHYPITIEEFKEMIHG; encoded by the coding sequence ATGGGAATTACTCTAAATAAAGTCAGTTATACCTATCAGGCTGGAACTCCATTTGAGGGTCCAGCGCTTTTTGAAGTTGATTTGGAAATCAAAGATGGTAGCTATACGGCTTTGATTGGGCACACTGGTAGCGGAAAATCAACCATTTTACAGCTCTTGAATGGATTGCTGACTCCTAGTGAGGGCAGCGTGCAAGTCAACAATGTTACCATTACTTCAAATTCCGTCAACAAGGACATTAAACAAGTTCGTAAACAGGTCGGTTTGGTGTTTCAGTTTGCTGAAAGTCAGGTTTTTGATGAGACTGTTTTGAAAGACGTGGCCTTTGGTCCGCAAAATTTTGGTGTCTCTAAAGAAGAAGCCGAGGCTTTAGCACGTGAAAAATTAAGTCTTGTCGGCATTTCTGAAGAACTGTTTGGCCGCAGTCCTTTTGAACTTTCTGGCGGACAGATGAGAAGGGTTGCCATTGCCGGAATCCTAGCAATGGAACCTGATATCTTGGTTTTGGATGAGCCAACGGCCGGACTTGATCCAGCAGGACGAAAGGAATTGATGAGCCTCTTTAAAAAACTACATCAAGCTGGAATGACCATTGTCCTTGTAACCCATTTAATGGATGATGTAGCAAATTTTGCTGATACGGTCTATGTTTTGGAGAAGGGGCGTGTCGTCAAAAGCGGCCAGCCTGCTCAGGTTTTTCAAGATGTCGATTTTATGGAAAAGATTCAGCTAGGGGTTCCTAAAATCACAAAATTTGCCCATGAATTAGCTGAAAAAGGAATGAAATTTTCTCATTATCCAATTACAATTGAGGAATTTAAGGAGATGATACATGGATAA
- the sdaAB gene encoding L-serine ammonia-lyase, iron-sulfur-dependent subunit beta: protein MKSLKFQSVFDIIGPVMIGPSSSHTAGAVRIGKIVSSIFDDTPTEVEFQLFNSFAKTYRGHGTDLALVAGILGMDTDDPEIPNSLEIAHKRGIKIVWTIQKDSNAPHPNTTKITVKNAHKSISVTGVSIGGGNIQVTELNGFSVSLSMNTPTIIIVHQDVPGMIAHVTEALSRYNINIAQMTVTREKAGEKAIMIIEVDSRSCEEAIEEIRKIPHLHNVNFFK, encoded by the coding sequence ATGAAATCATTAAAATTTCAATCTGTTTTTGACATTATCGGGCCTGTCATGATTGGTCCTTCCAGCAGCCATACTGCAGGGGCTGTGCGTATCGGTAAGATCGTATCCTCTATTTTTGATGATACACCAACCGAGGTTGAATTCCAGCTTTTTAATTCCTTTGCAAAGACTTATCGCGGACATGGCACAGACTTGGCCTTGGTAGCAGGTATTTTAGGAATGGATACGGATGATCCTGAAATTCCTAACAGCCTTGAAATTGCCCATAAACGCGGTATCAAGATTGTCTGGACTATTCAGAAAGATAGCAATGCTCCTCATCCAAATACGACAAAAATCACGGTTAAAAACGCCCATAAAAGCATCAGTGTAACGGGTGTGTCTATCGGTGGTGGAAATATTCAGGTGACCGAGTTAAATGGCTTCTCAGTCTCTCTCAGCATGAATACGCCAACCATTATCATCGTCCACCAAGATGTTCCAGGTATGATTGCCCATGTAACGGAGGCTCTATCACGCTACAATATCAATATTGCTCAAATGACGGTGACTAGAGAAAAAGCGGGCGAGAAAGCGATTATGATCATTGAGGTGGATAGTCGTAGTTGCGAAGAGGCTATCGAAGAGATTCGGAAAATCCCCCATCTTCACAATGTCAATTTCTTTAAATAG
- the rodZ gene encoding cytoskeleton protein RodZ codes for MRKKTIGEVLRLARVNQKLTLADVAKKTDIKTDYLKALENNQYEKFPNAFYVRSLLRKYAWALDLDETILLEAYDTDNTVVYDEIELAENEEFRSRKYKNRSFSLPLFYFLVVALSIIIFVTYYVWQYANTTTPQFSSSDSYSLVSSSSIEDRSTPPETSTTDSSSTKEKLEVTGEGNYLTAKYRGESQTTQLTISASNTSSWISVTNTDLAAGATLTPTQSSQTVTLSPNTTYTITLGVVKGVTVTVGSQKIDLSTLTSDSAIITLTFES; via the coding sequence ATGAGAAAAAAAACGATAGGAGAGGTACTCAGACTTGCTCGAGTAAACCAGAAACTTACTTTAGCAGATGTAGCCAAAAAAACAGATATAAAAACTGACTACCTAAAGGCTCTTGAAAACAATCAATACGAGAAATTTCCAAATGCCTTTTACGTCCGTAGCCTGCTACGAAAATACGCTTGGGCTTTGGATTTAGACGAGACAATTCTTTTAGAGGCATACGACACAGATAATACTGTCGTTTATGACGAAATTGAATTAGCGGAAAACGAAGAATTTCGAAGTAGAAAATATAAAAATCGTTCCTTTTCACTTCCTCTTTTTTATTTCCTAGTAGTTGCCCTGTCTATCATTATTTTTGTCACCTATTACGTTTGGCAATATGCAAATACAACTACTCCGCAGTTCAGCAGCTCCGATAGTTACAGCCTCGTCTCGAGCTCAAGTATCGAAGATCGTTCAACTCCACCCGAGACCTCCACTACAGACTCTAGCTCAACAAAAGAAAAACTAGAAGTCACTGGAGAAGGAAACTATTTAACTGCAAAATATCGTGGCGAGTCGCAAACTACTCAGTTAACAATCTCAGCAAGCAATACCTCAAGCTGGATTAGTGTGACAAATACAGATTTGGCAGCAGGGGCAACCCTTACTCCAACCCAATCAAGCCAAACAGTGACACTCTCTCCCAATACCACTTATACAATTACTCTAGGAGTTGTGAAAGGTGTCACTGTCACTGTCGGCAGTCAGAAAATAGACCTATCTACCTTGACCAGCGACAGTGCTATAATTACCCTTACATTTGAATCATAA
- a CDS encoding energy-coupling factor ABC transporter ATP-binding protein → MENIIEVKNLSYRYDHNSEDYILKDVSFHVKQGEWLSIVGHNGSGKSTTVRLIDGLLEAESGDIIISGDKLTADNVWEKRRQIGMVFQNPDNQFVGATVEDDVAFGLENQGMDYPMMVKRVHEALELVGMQNFKEREPARLSGGQKQRVAIAGVVALQPDIIILDEATSMLDPEGRLELIRTVKKIKDKNHLTVISITHDLDEISLSDRVLVMKNGQVESTATPRELFSRPDLEDLGLDQPFVNQIKAAMIQTGLTLPETYLTEKELQEQLWELL, encoded by the coding sequence ATGGAAAATATCATTGAAGTAAAAAATCTTAGTTATCGTTATGACCATAACTCTGAAGATTATATTTTAAAAGACGTATCGTTTCACGTGAAACAAGGAGAATGGCTATCTATTGTCGGTCACAATGGGAGCGGAAAATCGACTACAGTTCGTTTGATTGACGGTCTTTTGGAGGCCGAGAGTGGTGATATCATCATTTCTGGAGATAAATTGACGGCTGATAATGTCTGGGAAAAACGTCGCCAAATCGGCATGGTCTTTCAGAATCCTGATAATCAGTTTGTTGGGGCCACTGTTGAGGATGACGTTGCATTTGGTCTGGAAAATCAAGGCATGGATTATCCGATGATGGTGAAACGCGTCCATGAAGCTCTGGAACTAGTCGGCATGCAGAATTTTAAAGAGAGAGAACCTGCTCGACTTTCTGGCGGACAGAAGCAAAGAGTCGCTATTGCTGGCGTAGTCGCGCTCCAGCCAGATATTATCATCTTGGATGAAGCAACCAGTATGTTAGACCCAGAAGGACGACTGGAATTAATTCGGACTGTCAAGAAAATTAAAGATAAGAATCATTTAACAGTCATCTCCATTACCCACGATTTGGACGAGATTTCGCTGAGTGACCGTGTCCTCGTTATGAAAAATGGTCAAGTTGAGTCAACCGCTACACCAAGAGAACTCTTTTCCAGACCTGATTTGGAAGACTTGGGCTTGGATCAACCCTTTGTCAACCAGATCAAAGCTGCCATGATTCAAACTGGACTAACTCTGCCAGAAACCTATTTAACTGAAAAAGAATTGCAGGAACAATTATGGGAATTACTCTAA
- a CDS encoding sensor histidine kinase, protein MILNFILWFICELIEIFAIVKIYKKVESKVKSRFYFICLCIFTVIIAPLASLINLLLYYIILMVQPFLFYAYFYKKEKLPNYLSLFLSFFLYLATQASSTFFSVIISSITGDQFVKSNWAIFYITINSISVLFMLKSIDYFEFQLRDFKDSSFKKTVQKTNIYYFLTILILNVSHWLSEDDHFNSFSSMLATICFLIFMTTLFYLKAIREKYEKEEEIRQRELEQLQLQQYTDEIVSLYNEIRGFRHDYAGMLTSFQTAINTQDIKEIEKIYQEVLVDANLKLRSDKYTYFDLNNVGDSALRSVMTETLFKAREHQIDLTFEVKDPVEKLPIKLLDVVRMASILLNNAVEGAIESYEKMIHVTLVQLDTEIIFVVKNSRKQRKLDLEEIYEPEFSTKGYRRGLGLNNLKEILENYEYIMLDTEISKYDFTQVLTIKRRNSL, encoded by the coding sequence ATGATATTAAACTTCATTTTATGGTTTATATGTGAATTAATAGAAATTTTTGCAATTGTAAAAATATATAAAAAAGTAGAGAGTAAAGTAAAATCTAGATTTTACTTTATTTGTCTTTGTATTTTTACAGTTATTATTGCTCCTTTAGCATCTCTGATTAATTTATTACTCTATTACATCATCTTAATGGTGCAACCTTTCCTTTTTTATGCTTATTTTTATAAGAAAGAAAAGTTGCCTAATTATCTTTCTTTATTTTTATCTTTTTTCCTTTATTTAGCAACTCAGGCTTCGTCTACCTTTTTTTCAGTTATTATTTCATCTATTACAGGGGATCAATTTGTAAAAAGTAATTGGGCTATCTTTTATATCACGATAAATAGTATCTCTGTTTTGTTTATGCTAAAATCCATTGATTATTTTGAATTTCAACTGAGAGATTTTAAAGACTCTTCCTTTAAAAAGACAGTTCAAAAGACTAATATTTATTATTTTCTAACGATTCTCATATTGAATGTTTCGCATTGGTTAAGTGAAGACGATCATTTTAATAGTTTTAGCAGTATGCTAGCGACTATTTGTTTCTTGATCTTTATGACGACTCTTTTCTATTTGAAGGCAATTCGGGAAAAGTATGAAAAAGAAGAGGAGATTCGACAAAGAGAATTGGAACAGTTGCAGCTGCAGCAGTATACAGATGAAATTGTCTCTCTCTATAATGAAATTCGTGGTTTCCGTCATGATTATGCTGGCATGCTGACCAGCTTTCAGACGGCCATCAATACTCAAGATATCAAGGAAATTGAAAAAATATATCAAGAAGTTTTAGTTGATGCAAATTTAAAATTACGCTCGGATAAATACACTTATTTTGATTTGAACAATGTTGGTGACTCAGCTCTCCGAAGCGTTATGACGGAGACTTTATTCAAAGCGCGTGAGCACCAGATTGATTTGACATTCGAAGTCAAAGATCCTGTTGAGAAATTACCGATTAAGCTATTAGATGTGGTAAGAATGGCTAGTATATTGCTAAACAATGCTGTTGAAGGCGCAATCGAAAGCTATGAAAAAATGATTCATGTGACTTTAGTTCAACTCGATACGGAGATTATTTTTGTTGTAAAAAATTCCCGCAAGCAAAGAAAATTAGATTTAGAAGAAATTTATGAACCAGAGTTCTCAACGAAAGGTTATCGAAGAGGCCTAGGTTTAAATAATCTGAAAGAAATTTTAGAGAATTATGAATATATCATGCTAGATACAGAAATAAGTAAGTATGATTTCACCCAAGTATTAACAATTAAAAGAAGGAATAGTTTATGA
- a CDS encoding ComC/BlpC family leader-containing pheromone/bacteriocin, whose protein sequence is MKNTQKNFKTIAQFPALNEKELKEVLGGDFRKIGLPRIIFK, encoded by the coding sequence ATGAAAAATACTCAGAAAAACTTTAAAACAATCGCTCAATTCCCAGCCTTGAATGAAAAAGAACTTAAAGAAGTTCTTGGAGGAGATTTTAGAAAGATAGGCCTTCCTCGAATTATTTTTAAGTAA
- the rlmH gene encoding 23S rRNA (pseudouridine(1915)-N(3))-methyltransferase RlmH, producing the protein MKIKLVTVGKLKEKYLKDGIAEYAKRLSRFSKLEIVELADEKTPDKASEVENQQILEKEGNRILAKISEREFVVALAIEGKQFPSEEFSSILNDITVRGFSDITFVIGGSLGLSPAVKKRANLLMSFGKLTLPHQLMRLVLVEQIYRAFMIQQGSPYHK; encoded by the coding sequence AAAGTATCTCAAGGATGGAATTGCTGAATATGCTAAACGTCTGAGTCGATTTTCTAAGTTAGAAATTGTGGAATTAGCAGACGAAAAAACACCAGATAAGGCCAGTGAGGTAGAAAATCAGCAAATCCTTGAAAAAGAGGGAAATCGGATCTTAGCAAAAATCTCTGAACGAGAATTCGTGGTTGCTCTAGCTATTGAAGGAAAACAATTTCCTTCAGAAGAGTTTAGTTCGATCTTGAACGACATCACAGTCCGTGGCTTTTCTGATATTACATTTGTTATTGGTGGCAGCTTGGGGCTGTCTCCTGCTGTCAAAAAAAGAGCTAATCTACTGATGAGTTTTGGAAAATTGACCCTGCCCCATCAACTGATGCGCCTTGTTTTGGTAGAGCAGATTTACCGTGCTTTCATGATTCAACAGGGAAGTCCCTACCATAAGTAA
- a CDS encoding IS1182 family transposase, whose translation MFHKEKPDYHRCQYGFYTIDELVPEDHFLRQVDSKLDFDFIYDLVEDTYSPDNGRPSLDPVMLVKIPLIQCFYGIRSMRQTIKDIEVNVAYRWFLGLSLDDKVPHFTTYGKNYSRRFQDKELISEIFSRVLHQALCAGLIDPSELFVDGTHIKAVANSHKYRKKMVAQQAKFMSEQLEVEIDLDRRKHEKKSLKPAKESEAKEKKISRTDPESGWFHKGQHKEVFAYSAQVACDKHGWALAYSVEAGNVHDSQAFPALFSKIEAFSPRYIIADSGYKTPAIAHYLLERNIIPVFPYTRPKGVKGNLRPGDFVYDAFYDCYLCPENQVLTYRTTTRAGYREYKSDPKVCVACPLSSVCTQSQNQQKVITRHVWKDDLEFCEEIRHKRGMKELYKKRKETIERLFGTAKEYHNLRYTREKGKSKMEDKVGLTLACLNLKKLVKMRVDKPFYFVQMTIILSKDEILA comes from the coding sequence ATGTTTCACAAAGAAAAACCTGATTATCATCGCTGCCAATATGGCTTCTATACGATCGACGAATTGGTCCCAGAGGATCACTTTCTTCGCCAAGTGGATTCAAAGCTTGATTTTGATTTTATCTATGACTTGGTAGAAGACACCTATAGTCCAGATAATGGTCGTCCTAGTCTCGATCCTGTCATGTTAGTCAAAATCCCTTTGATTCAATGTTTTTATGGCATTCGCTCCATGCGCCAAACCATTAAAGATATTGAAGTAAATGTAGCTTATCGTTGGTTTCTTGGACTAAGCTTGGATGACAAGGTCCCTCATTTTACCACCTATGGAAAGAATTACAGTCGTCGTTTTCAAGATAAAGAATTAATTTCAGAGATATTTTCGCGAGTGCTCCATCAAGCTTTATGTGCTGGCTTAATTGATCCTTCGGAACTATTTGTGGATGGTACTCACATCAAAGCGGTAGCTAACAGTCACAAATATCGTAAGAAAATGGTTGCCCAACAAGCTAAATTTATGAGTGAGCAATTGGAAGTTGAGATTGATTTAGATAGGAGGAAACATGAAAAAAAGTCCTTAAAGCCCGCAAAAGAAAGCGAGGCTAAAGAAAAGAAAATCTCAAGGACAGACCCAGAGAGTGGCTGGTTCCACAAGGGTCAACACAAGGAAGTATTTGCCTATTCTGCCCAGGTAGCTTGTGACAAGCATGGTTGGGCACTAGCTTATAGTGTTGAAGCAGGAAATGTACACGATAGTCAGGCTTTCCCTGCCCTTTTTTCAAAGATAGAAGCTTTCTCCCCACGCTACATTATTGCGGACTCAGGCTATAAGACCCCAGCTATTGCTCATTATTTATTAGAGCGAAACATCATCCCTGTCTTTCCCTATACCCGCCCCAAGGGTGTAAAAGGGAACTTAAGGCCCGGTGATTTTGTTTATGATGCCTTCTATGACTGTTACCTCTGCCCAGAGAACCAAGTGTTAACCTATCGCACGACGACCCGAGCAGGCTACCGTGAGTATAAGAGTGATCCAAAAGTATGTGTCGCCTGTCCCCTATCATCAGTTTGTACCCAGAGCCAGAATCAGCAGAAAGTCATCACAAGACATGTATGGAAAGATGACCTTGAATTTTGTGAAGAGATTCGCCACAAAAGAGGGATGAAGGAGCTTTATAAGAAGCGCAAGGAAACAATTGAGCGACTCTTTGGGACTGCTAAGGAATATCATAACTTGAGATACACCAGAGAGAAAGGAAAGTCCAAAATGGAAGATAAGGTTGGGCTTACTTTGGCGTGTTTGAATCTTAAAAAACTAGTAAAAATGAGGGTGGACAAGCCTTTTTATTTTGTTCAAATGACCATTATTCTATCAAAAGATGAAATATTAGCCTGA
- a CDS encoding LysM peptidoglycan-binding domain-containing protein: MSMKVKKLTLAGTIATATLFASTIVASAESYTVKAGDTLSEIAESKKTTVERLVELNKISNPDFIMTGQVLELGDLKDVAKQTTSAPAVSPATPAVPAPVTPAAPVATETPVTTETPAVAATSDYSAYSSDVVLANGNTPGAVGSYAAARMAEMTGVSASTWENIIARESNGQVDAYNPSGASGLFQTMPGWGSTATVEDQIQAAYRAYSAQGLSAWAY, from the coding sequence ATGAGTATGAAAGTGAAAAAATTGACTCTAGCAGGAACGATTGCTACAGCAACACTATTTGCATCAACTATTGTTGCTAGTGCTGAATCTTATACAGTAAAAGCTGGAGATACCCTATCAGAAATCGCTGAAAGTAAAAAAACAACTGTTGAACGTTTGGTAGAATTAAACAAAATTTCAAATCCAGATTTTATCATGACTGGACAAGTTTTGGAATTAGGTGATTTGAAAGATGTTGCAAAACAAACAACATCAGCACCTGCTGTCTCACCAGCGACACCAGCAGTCCCAGCTCCAGTAACTCCAGCTGCCCCAGTAGCTACGGAAACTCCAGTAACGACAGAAACTCCTGCAGTTGCTGCAACTTCAGACTACTCTGCCTATTCATCAGACGTCGTACTCGCAAATGGTAATACTCCAGGTGCTGTAGGTTCTTACGCAGCTGCTCGTATGGCTGAAATGACAGGAGTGTCTGCATCTACATGGGAAAATATTATTGCTCGCGAATCTAACGGACAAGTCGATGCCTACAACCCATCAGGAGCAAGTGGTCTTTTCCAAACAATGCCAGGTTGGGGATCTACTGCAACTGTTGAAGATCAAATTCAAGCAGCTTACCGTGCTTACAGTGCACAAGGACTATCTGCTTGGGCTTACTAA
- the pgsA gene encoding CDP-diacylglycerol--glycerol-3-phosphate 3-phosphatidyltransferase, protein MKKENIPNALTLARIALIPIFILILTFGHSPAMHILAGIIFALASITDYLDGYLARKWQVVTNFGKFADPMADKLLVMSAFIMLIEMKMAPAWVVAIIICRELAVTGLRLLLVETGGTVLAAAMPGKIKTFTQMFAILFLLLHWTLLGQILLYIALIFTIYSGYDYFKGSAYLFKDTFK, encoded by the coding sequence ATGAAAAAAGAAAATATCCCCAACGCTTTAACCCTTGCCAGAATTGCCTTAATCCCAATCTTTATTTTGATTTTGACTTTTGGGCATTCGCCAGCCATGCATATCCTAGCTGGAATCATTTTCGCCCTTGCCAGTATCACAGACTACCTGGATGGCTATCTGGCTCGCAAGTGGCAGGTCGTGACCAATTTTGGAAAATTTGCCGATCCCATGGCCGATAAACTGCTGGTTATGTCCGCTTTTATCATGCTGATTGAAATGAAAATGGCTCCTGCTTGGGTAGTAGCTATCATCATTTGCCGAGAGTTGGCCGTCACTGGTTTGAGACTCCTTTTGGTGGAAACTGGCGGAACAGTTCTAGCGGCCGCTATGCCAGGCAAGATCAAGACTTTCACGCAGATGTTTGCTATCCTCTTTCTTCTGCTCCATTGGACTTTACTCGGTCAGATTCTCCTTTACATAGCCCTGATTTTCACTATTTATTCTGGCTATGATTATTTCAAGGGAAGTGCCTATCTCTTTAAAGATACATTTAAATAA